The Hydrogenophaga crocea genome contains a region encoding:
- a CDS encoding type II toxin-antitoxin system HipA family toxin, producing MATTKPRSRSARQSAYRPVQAVEVRAWGKLVGAVALEPTKNYYAFIYDPSWVKRGIELAPLQMPLAQASEPFLFTDLPEETYKRLPALLADALPDDFGNALIDAWMAERGLSKGMVSALDRLAYMGKRGMGALTFGPLRGPPPSKSTAIEMGKLVESARKAVQGDFDGDDHAITALKQIIQVGTSAGGARAKATIAWNPVTEEVRTGQFDIPDGFEAWLLKFDGMGVDHVLGPSKSYGRIEYAYYLMAQDAGIVMSPCRLLRENGRAHFMTKRFDRDGNERLHMQTLCAMGHLDYKQIGTHSYNQLLQTAQALKLGRKAMAQLLRRMVFNVLAVNNDDHTKNFSFLLREGGQWELAPAYDITHAYRADSQWVRQHQMSVNGKFDRITLSDVRVVAERFGLLAELIPAVEDVNRAVRRWVDFADEAQVDPKERDGIALQMAERDRIFDS from the coding sequence ATGGCCACGACCAAACCAAGATCCAGGTCCGCTCGCCAGAGCGCCTACAGGCCCGTGCAGGCCGTCGAGGTGCGCGCCTGGGGCAAGCTGGTAGGCGCGGTTGCGCTGGAGCCGACGAAGAACTACTACGCATTCATCTACGACCCCTCTTGGGTCAAGCGAGGCATCGAGTTGGCGCCGCTACAGATGCCGCTTGCTCAGGCCAGCGAGCCGTTCCTGTTCACGGACCTCCCCGAGGAGACGTACAAGCGCTTGCCGGCGCTGCTGGCCGATGCGCTGCCCGACGACTTCGGCAATGCCCTGATCGATGCCTGGATGGCCGAGCGAGGCTTGAGCAAGGGCATGGTGAGTGCGCTCGATCGCTTGGCCTACATGGGAAAGCGCGGGATGGGCGCCCTCACCTTCGGGCCGCTGCGTGGCCCCCCCCCGAGCAAGTCCACAGCGATCGAAATGGGCAAGCTGGTCGAGTCAGCCCGAAAGGCGGTGCAGGGAGACTTCGATGGTGATGACCATGCCATCACCGCGCTCAAGCAGATCATCCAGGTGGGCACTTCCGCTGGCGGCGCTCGCGCGAAGGCCACCATTGCTTGGAATCCAGTCACAGAAGAGGTGCGCACCGGCCAGTTCGATATACCTGACGGCTTTGAGGCCTGGCTGCTCAAGTTCGACGGGATGGGCGTGGACCACGTGTTGGGCCCGTCCAAGAGCTATGGCCGCATCGAGTACGCCTACTACCTGATGGCTCAGGACGCGGGTATCGTCATGTCGCCGTGCCGGCTTCTGCGGGAAAACGGCCGAGCGCACTTCATGACCAAGCGATTCGACCGCGATGGCAATGAGCGGCTGCACATGCAGACCCTGTGCGCCATGGGCCACCTGGACTACAAGCAAATCGGCACACACAGCTACAACCAGCTGCTGCAGACCGCCCAGGCGCTCAAGCTTGGTCGCAAGGCCATGGCTCAACTGCTGCGCCGAATGGTCTTCAACGTGCTGGCCGTCAACAACGACGACCACACCAAGAACTTCTCCTTCTTGCTGCGCGAGGGCGGACAGTGGGAGTTGGCCCCGGCCTACGACATCACACACGCCTATCGCGCCGACAGCCAGTGGGTGCGCCAGCACCAGATGTCCGTGAACGGCAAGTTCGACCGGATCACCCTCTCGGATGTGCGGGTGGTGGCGGAGCGCTTCGGCCTGCTCGCCGAGTTGATCCCCGCGGTGGAGGATGTGAACCGTGCGGTGCGCAGATGGGTCGACTTCGCCGATGAGGCCCAGGTCGACCCCAAAGAGCGCGATGGGATCGCGCTGCAGATGGCCGAGCGCGATCGGATTTTCGACTCGTAG
- a CDS encoding helix-turn-helix domain-containing protein has translation MLELGEQLRAQRLRMNLTLEDVAKSAGVSINVVRRLELGEGATLGSFVSVLRVLGRADWLATLKPPVTINPLDMLRHGAQRQRASKPHHGQNKS, from the coding sequence ATGCTCGAACTGGGCGAGCAGCTGCGTGCGCAGCGCCTGCGCATGAACCTCACGCTGGAGGATGTGGCCAAGTCCGCCGGCGTTTCGATCAATGTGGTGCGCCGTCTGGAGCTTGGCGAGGGGGCGACGCTGGGCTCATTCGTCTCGGTGCTCAGGGTTCTGGGCCGCGCCGATTGGCTGGCTACCCTCAAGCCGCCCGTGACCATCAATCCGCTGGACATGCTGCGCCACGGTGCGCAGCGCCAACGCGCGAGCAAACCCCACCACGGTCAAAACAAGAGCTGA